One Nonomuraea angiospora DNA segment encodes these proteins:
- a CDS encoding NADP-dependent oxidoreductase: MKALVSREYGPVEDLVITDLPTPVPTAGQILLKVQAAALNPLDVKLSTGEMREHMPVKHPFLLGLDATGIVEAVGPGVTNFAVGDEVVAFTYGAAGALAEYTLANDGPNVVRRPAGLDAVRAAALPVAGMTAHAVLTAAAVNPGDSVLVVGATGGVGSFVVQLAAHAGAQVLATAGPSEADYVRGLGAQEIIDYTSGDTAKQALALRPGGVDVVIDLVNAGPGLAATAAAAKPGGRLVSPLGGQPEFDRGVGAVYTGVEGGFGKLQDLVDRAAAGTFEVEVGATHPFSSAVDAVGEFATKHTRGKVVITF; this comes from the coding sequence ATGAAAGCTCTGGTCTCGCGCGAATACGGTCCTGTCGAGGATCTGGTCATCACCGATTTACCCACTCCTGTTCCCACCGCAGGGCAGATCCTGCTGAAGGTGCAGGCGGCCGCGCTCAACCCGCTGGATGTCAAGCTCTCCACAGGCGAGATGCGTGAGCACATGCCGGTGAAGCATCCGTTCCTGCTCGGGCTGGACGCGACCGGAATCGTCGAAGCGGTCGGACCGGGCGTCACGAACTTCGCCGTCGGCGACGAAGTGGTGGCGTTCACGTACGGCGCCGCCGGCGCGCTCGCCGAGTACACGCTGGCCAACGATGGGCCGAACGTCGTACGTCGCCCGGCTGGCCTGGATGCCGTACGGGCCGCGGCGCTGCCCGTGGCCGGGATGACCGCCCACGCGGTCCTGACCGCCGCCGCGGTGAACCCGGGAGACAGCGTGCTGGTCGTCGGCGCCACCGGCGGTGTCGGGTCGTTCGTCGTCCAGCTGGCCGCGCACGCCGGCGCCCAGGTACTGGCCACCGCCGGCCCATCGGAGGCCGACTACGTACGCGGCCTCGGCGCCCAGGAGATCATCGACTACACCTCGGGTGACACCGCAAAGCAGGCGCTGGCCCTGCGACCGGGTGGGGTCGACGTGGTTATCGACCTGGTCAACGCCGGTCCTGGCCTCGCGGCCACCGCGGCGGCCGCGAAGCCAGGCGGCCGGCTGGTCTCACCGCTCGGTGGCCAGCCCGAGTTCGACCGTGGCGTCGGCGCCGTCTATACAGGTGTGGAGGGCGGCTTTGGGAAGCTCCAGGATCTGGTCGACCGGGCCGCCGCCGGCACGTTCGAGGTCGAGGTCGGTGCCACCCACCCGTTCAGCAGCGCGGTCGATGCCGTCGGCGAGTTCGCGACCAAGCACACCCGCGGCAAGGTTGTCATCACCTTCTGA
- a CDS encoding aldo/keto reductase has product MKQHTLGQGLRTSVLGLGCMGMSEFYGPGDDAESIATIHRALDLGINFLDTADMYGPFTNEELIGRAIAGRRDTVILATKFGVKRLADGTWQGISGHPAHVRKACDASLARLGVDYIDLYYQHRVDPTVPIEDTWGALKELVEAGKVRHLGISEAEPAIVRRAHAVHPITAGQYEYSLFTRDIEDELLPVLRELGIGLVAYSPLGRGFLTGAYPDVDQFAAADFRRGNPRWQGENFTTNRALAATVVNLARDRNVAPVQVALAWVIARGTDVVPIPGTKRVRYLEQNAAALAVELTADDHAALDGLARQVVGERYAPRV; this is encoded by the coding sequence ATGAAGCAGCACACTCTTGGTCAGGGGCTACGCACGTCGGTGCTGGGCCTGGGCTGCATGGGGATGAGCGAGTTCTACGGCCCTGGCGATGACGCCGAGTCGATCGCCACCATCCACCGCGCCCTCGACCTCGGCATCAACTTCCTCGACACCGCGGATATGTACGGGCCGTTCACGAACGAGGAACTGATCGGCAGGGCCATCGCCGGTCGCCGTGACACGGTCATATTGGCCACCAAGTTCGGCGTCAAACGCCTCGCGGATGGTACGTGGCAGGGCATCAGCGGCCACCCCGCGCACGTCAGGAAGGCCTGCGACGCGTCGCTGGCGCGGCTCGGCGTGGACTACATCGACCTGTACTATCAGCACCGGGTCGACCCGACTGTACCGATCGAGGACACCTGGGGCGCGCTCAAGGAGCTGGTGGAAGCCGGCAAGGTCCGGCACCTCGGCATCTCGGAGGCCGAGCCGGCAATCGTACGGCGGGCGCACGCCGTGCACCCGATCACCGCGGGCCAGTACGAGTACTCCCTGTTTACCAGGGACATCGAGGACGAGCTACTGCCGGTGCTACGGGAGCTCGGAATCGGACTAGTGGCCTACAGCCCGCTCGGCCGGGGTTTCCTGACCGGCGCGTACCCCGATGTCGACCAGTTCGCCGCCGCCGACTTCCGACGCGGGAACCCACGCTGGCAGGGTGAGAACTTCACCACCAACAGAGCGCTTGCCGCCACCGTGGTAAACCTGGCCAGGGACCGTAACGTGGCCCCCGTCCAGGTCGCTCTGGCCTGGGTGATCGCCCGGGGAACGGACGTCGTACCGATCCCCGGCACCAAGCGCGTGCGTTACCTGGAGCAGAACGCGGCGGCCCTGGCTGTCGAGCTCACCGCGGACGACCACGCCGCCCTCGATGGACTCGCCCGGCAGGTCGTGGGCGAGCGCTACGCCCCGCGGGTCTGA
- a CDS encoding serine hydrolase: MPRCAPTEHDDETGTCLKGSAHDFSARVLGGVCGIAGAFSTVADLAKFLQHLLEPSAGKAFSPAWVQESLQIHTGGLQPARGLFWHPASGTDSLDGLYEHYGFTGTGMWISLKQERWAVLLTNKLYYSRDRHPLTEIRNAFRAGRRRCRRRPAGGTSHRPAPCPRPGSRGPDGWCERRSSP, translated from the coding sequence ATTCCACGCTGCGCCCCTACCGAGCACGACGACGAAACCGGCACATGCCTCAAAGGCAGCGCGCATGACTTCTCGGCACGAGTGCTCGGCGGAGTATGCGGAATCGCCGGCGCCTTCTCCACAGTGGCCGATCTGGCGAAGTTCCTGCAGCACCTGCTCGAACCAAGCGCCGGAAAAGCGTTCAGCCCCGCCTGGGTCCAGGAATCCCTGCAGATCCACACCGGTGGCCTCCAACCAGCGCGGGGCCTGTTCTGGCATCCGGCTTCCGGCACTGACTCATTGGACGGCCTGTATGAGCACTACGGCTTCACCGGGACAGGTATGTGGATCTCCCTCAAGCAAGAACGCTGGGCCGTCCTCCTGACCAACAAGCTCTACTACAGCCGCGATCGCCACCCATTGACTGAGATCCGCAACGCCTTCCGAGCCGGTCGGCGCCGTTGTCGCCGCAGACCCGCCGGCGGTACCAGCCATCGGCCCGCACCATGCCCTCGGCCAGGTTCACGCGGCCCGGATGGCTGGTGCGAGAGGAGGTCGTCACCGTGA